The genomic window GCTCGAAGTCCGTTTGGGAACCGTTTTTTGTCAGCTTCCCACGTTCCCGTGATCCCCCATAACGCAACGCTGTTCTTGCTGATGTTGGGTGGGTACCAGCCGGCGTCCATCCACCAGAAGTCCGGCCGCAACCCTTCCTCCACATAACGATCGATGAAGTGCTTCTGGTTTTCCTCGGTCGCATTGACCATGTTGCCAAATTGATACGCACTCGACGCCGCGCGTTGCGGCCCCAACGCTTTGCCTCCGGGCCGGGGCATGTTGTGGGCGATCATCCAACGCCGCCAAACATTCTGCGCGTGGATGCGGTCGCCCGACCAGAATTGCAGCACGATCATCGGGCTTCGGACTTCTTCGCCGGGATGCAATTTGAAGTGAGTCAACTCCTGCCCTGCCCGTACTCTCAGCCCGTTGCCTTCATCGCGCGTGAATTCGATCACAGGCTGTCCCGACCAGCTTAACGCAACGATGACACCGCCACCGGGCAACTCGATGTTGAAATAGGGAAACGGGTCCACCAGCCGACTCGAAAATTTCGGACCGAGTTTCGTTTCGAACAGACGATTTTCCAGCATGCGATTTAAGACGAATTCCGCACCCGATCCACGTCCGATTTGCAGGTCCAACGCCTGGATGTTTTCAAGGATCGGCGTGTCCGCAGAACCGGTGTTCTTGAAATAGATGGTCCATTCAATGGTCGGAAAATCCCGATATTCAACACCGACACAACGCACGACGAGGCCGCTCCGGGGGTCAGTGAATTCAACGGTACGCTCGACACGCTGATCGTCCAGCGTTCGGCTTCGATGCTCAGATTTCCATGTCTTTAAGAGTTCGGCGAAGGGCTTGCCGTCGTAGATAAACGAAAAAGGCGGCTCATTGGAATGAGACCCGAAATCCGCGACCGCAATTTTCGGCGCGGCCTTTTCCGGATCGTCTTCAAATTTGGCGCCAATCCAGCGGCGTGCCGTGACCGCTTCATCCGGGAGCACAGCGACAATTGCCACCAGCCCCACACCTGGCAGCACCTGCTTGCTCTGCACTCCGAACTGGCGGTAGTTGAAATTCGTGCCGGTCCCCACCGTGAGGTCGATCGTATCCCCCTGTTTCACGGAAAGTATCGCCGACCACTCCTGTTCAGGGAACTTTCCGATAAAATCATCGTTGTTGAGCACCGCCCGGCCCGCGAAACCGTCTATGTATCCATCAAACCGTGATGTGGAATTATGAAGCGCATGCACATCGGCGCGCACGCCGGAATCTCCCTGTATCCGCTGCCCGGTGAATCGCGCTTTGACGATCACTTTCCCGGTCACAGGCGAAGTCCACCGCACCACCGCCTTCGCATTTTTGCCATGCCCGCCCGGCGGCATCAAAAGAACCGCGCCCGGCTCCCAATAATAGCCCCATGAACCGAAACCTCCCGGCGAAGTGTTCTGGCTGACAAATCCCGATGGGTCCGGATACGAAGGCAACCCCGCCGCCTGCCGCTTCACTTCTTCACCGGCAAAATTGGCCTCCACCCAATGGTCGGGATACGGAAATTCGCCCGGTGGAGGCAGTCGCGTCAGCATTTCATTCGTGTCCGAACGGGTGGCACACCAGGCACGCACAGGACCAAACCAGCCGGGAGCCCAAAAACCCTTTATCTGAACATCCTTCTGCGTTCCCCAAAGCAGGTCATAAGGGTTGACCTTTGCACCGGGCTTCTCCTGCCAGCCAAACGTCCACACGCCATTCGGGTTTTTATCAACGGAAAAATCGGTCGCAAGCTCCCAGACCTGCGCCTTGCCAAAAGAAACAAAAAGGAAAAGCAAACTCAGCAAAATCACGACCAGGGAAACTCCTCGCCCTTCTGGATTCACCCCAATCACCGAACCATTGGTTGTTTTTGAGATCATAGGATGCATGGGATTCAACGGTCGGTGTTCTTGGTTTCAACTTTCGTGTAAGTCAGAAGGACGGCGTTCGGCTTGTCAGGGATTTGCACCACCAGCCCCTCTTGCATCAATTCACGCCCCGTGAATTGCCGGCTCTTGCCGCCATCAACGTTGGAGAATTTGTACTTCGCCTTCGGATCAAGCCCTCGCAAGTAAAAACGGGACGTCTCGTAAGGACTGTTATGACGTCGAAACGCCTGCACCATTCCGTCTCCAGTTTCGGGCCTATTAAACTGCCACGCCATCCAGACATCCGTGCCTGTGCTATATGGCGAGAGTGGATAGTAATCTGCTAGGTAATAAGGTGACAACTGTTTCCATTGCGCAAACAGCCGCCGTAGTAACACATAATCAAGATCGTTCCTTCTGACATCCATACAACACGTCATGGACGGACACATGGCGCTCCGAAATGGATACCGGTCGTCCAGGCCGAACGCTTTTTCCCCGAAACGGTCCCTGCCAGACGTCATGATGGATTGCCCTTCCACGAACGGCGTCATGGACTCGGTCTGGCTCAAGATGTTCCACAGATTCTCAAAATCCTTGCGCCGGTCTTTCGCACTGGTCACATCCATGAAACCCGTGCCGTAATAGGGAAGCCATAAAGCGATCCCGTAGGTATGGCATTGCTCGCCAATGGGCTCGATGAGGTAGTCGCTGCGTGTCCGCGAAACGGCGCGGCGCATGGTTTCAAGGTCGTTACGCCGGCCGCCGCTCGCGCAGGCATCAATCGGCATGTCCGGATGTCGTCGCACAAGTTCGTCCCAATAAGTCAGGTGACCGGTGACATGCCTGATCTCGGTCATCCCTTGACGGTCAGGTGTATCACGGCTGCGCCAGAATCGGAGCGGGTCGATGTTGCTGTCCTCACGATAAAGATTGATCTGCTGTTCCGTGATGAGTTTGTCCACATGGTTGATTATCCACCGCTCTGCTTCGGGATTACCGAAGTCCAACAGGTTGTGAGTCGCTCCTCCGCTCGTGGGTGTTGGGATGACCCAATCGCCGTGGTTCTTTATCAGCCACGTGTCCTGCGCAACCCGCTCGGGCTCGAACCAGACAAGTGTCTTCACACCGCGTGAACACGCGTGATCGTTGATCGCCTTCAATCCACGCGGGAACCGTTGCAGATCGACCTCCCACGTCCCGACTTTCGCCCAGTTCGATGAGCATTGATACCAGCCGGTATCCATCCACCAATAATCAATCTTCAAACCTTCATCGAGATAACGATCGATGAACTGCATCTGGTTCGCTTCATTGGCATTGATCATCTCGTTGAATTGATGCGAACTGCAGGCGAACATGGCGGGAGCCAGTTCCTTTCCGCCGGGTCGCGGCACGTTGTGTTTGATCATCCAGCGACGCCAGATGTTCTGAGCATCAATCCAATCTCTGCCGCCCCAGAACTGCAACACGATGAGAGGCGAACGCATCTCTTCACCGGGATGCAGTTTCAGGTTCAAAATCTCCTGCCCGCCCCGCAAACGAAGGCCGTTGGTCACATCCCGCGAAAACTCCGCCACCCATTGCCCCGGCCACGCCACTACGGCGATCATCCCCTGCTGGTCCCACTCAAGATTGAAGTAGGACCAATCGGCGCTCGTAGGCCGTCCACCCTCGCCTTGGAACCGTTTGACTGCATTTCGCGGCAGCAACGTCTGATGCGGAGCGAAGTCGGTCAGGTTCGCCGGTGAACCTGTGGCGTGATGCAGCAGAAACTCCGTTGCGCTCTCACGCTGCAACCGGATGTCGAGCGCTTGGACATTCGACAGGATCGGCGTGTCCTGCGTGCCCGTGTTCTTGAAGTAAAGCGTCCATTCTACCGTAGGGAAATCGTTGTATTCGACGGCCACACACCGGATCTCCAAACCCGTCTTGGGATCGGTGAAAGTTACGGTCTGCTCACTGCGATTTTCATCGGTGGCCCTGGAACTTTGAGCGCGTTTCCAATCAGCCAACAGATTGCTGGAAGATTGCCCGCCATAAACGAAAGAGAATGGCAAAGCGCTTATACCTTGAGCGAACGCGCCGGCACGCCAGCGTTGGGCAACGGTCAACTCGCCGACCGAGGGCGCGACCGGACGCGCTGTCTGAACCAGACCCGTCAGCAAGAAACTGACGATACAAAAGCGAACAGAAGCAACACGGATCAACCTGCTCCCAAAGGTACGGATCGAAGTCGCCTTATTGAATCCGGTCCTGATGGTCTGGAAAATCATAAGGACAGTGTTGATTTGCAATTTGATTGTGTCACCGGTCACTTGGAAACCAGCCAGCCGGGGTCGAATCAAAACCGGTAGCGTAACCCTTTTGCGATGAGCATGCGCCGGGTTATTTCTGCGCGCTGCAACGTTCCTGGATCCAAGCAATATCGGGATTATTGGGTGAGTTGCCGTAGGTTGGTATCCACGCCCCTTTTACAATCGGTGGCTTGGTGCGAGGATCGATCCACTTTTTAATCTCCGCGTGGCCATCCGCGAAGGACAAACCACCGGCTCCATTATGATAGCTAGCAGGATAATTTGCGATTTTGATGCTGCTCCCAACATCAACCATATCCACGCCAAAGTATCCATCATCAATGCTGTCCTCGCGCTCATCGATAAAGACGAACGCCTTGGATGGCGGAGGATTCATGATCTCTGTTAGCTTTCGGGGATTGTTGAATAGCTCAATTGGCGCATAGCCAAAATCAGAGCCATTTATCCTGCAGTTCATTGAGACGCTACGAACTCGGGGGTAGGTCGCATTTTTGATCACGGCAACGCTGTTGTCACCCGGACATTTGTAGATGCCGACAGATGTGTTATAGGGCCAGAGCTTTCCCTTAGGAGGCATGAGGTTAGTCACATTAGTGTTATCGGGATTGTTTACGTAGGGAGCCAACCACCCAGCGCACCAACCTTCACCATAACCATAGATGTTGTTGGCTACGAGTTGGTCGTTGTTGTCGCCCGAGTACATGAACCACGCCAACTGCAACTGCTTCAGGTTACTCATGCAGCTAATGCCCTGGGCCTTTTGTTTAGCCTTGCCCAGCACCGGCAACAACAGACCGGCCAGGATCGCGATGATGGCGATAACGACCAGGAGTTCGATCAACGTGAAGGCTATTGATTCGAAAAACGCAAGGGCGCCGGGTTGACCTGGTTGAATCGGTTTTCTTTGCAATTTCACTTTCATTTCTCTCTCTAGCTCCACAGTTTAGACATTCAATGTGCCCCGCTTCTGCTTCTGAATATTTTTGACCACCCGAGCGCGCTAGACGCGCCCGGCCCGATCGTGCTTCGATCCGAAAAACATCACGACCAATCGCTATTGAGCAATTCGAAAAAACTGAGCCGTACCTGATGGCGCATTTGTGTACGGGCTGGTCGAGCCAGGGATGTCGGTGAACGGACCGGTGACCGCCGGTGCTGACTGTAAGACACCGCCACCCCACCAAGTCAGTACCACGTTGCCACCCGAGCGCGCGATGGCAAGCGTGGGGGCGCCCGCAAAATACTTCTGATACAGGTAGTTCTCAACACTGGCCCGTTGGGCGTCATCGACCTTTGAATAAACCAGAATCTCGGCAATGTCCCCCACGAGGAATTGTGCGCCACCGAAGAAAAGCATTCCGACAACAGTGAATGTACTGCTATATGAGACTGTCAAGTTAGTCTCACTTCCCACCAGAGTCCCATTAACATAAAGCTTCTTGTTGCCATCAAAGGTGCCGGTGAGCTGAGTCGGAACGTGATTTCCAAGACTGGCGCCCACCGGTTCCATGCTGTGAACAGTAGTGCCGTCGAAGGTGACAAATTTAACACGCCCGGGGACTCCGTCACTGATGCCGAAGGCCAAACCGGCCCAGTTCGCGATGAACTCTGAGGAGGCGACGCCGTTATTGACACTGCCGACTACGTAAACGCTGAATTGATTCAAATTGAAATCGGCGGGATTATCCAAGATAAAGCCGGAGGTACCGTCGAATCTAACTACCGGATTCGGGCCGGTGTTGAAGTTGGCCACCGCCAATTGGGGCGATCCCTGGGTATCGGCACCGGAGTGCTCTAGGGGCGCACCAGATAGATCGGTCCAATTGGTCGCGCTGTGCCCGTCCGGTTTGGTGGAAACCCCCTTATCGGCTGCCAGCCACAACACCAGATCACTATTGACGGGCGGCAGGGCCGAGGAGGCAGGCACTGACACTATCACCTGCGAGTTGTTGGCAATCGAATTGCCTAGCAAGTCTGTAACATGGTTGACCGTGAGGGTAGGAGCTGACATCGCCGCAATTCCGGCATTGAACCTCAGGACCACATTGCTCGCGTTCAGCCCCATCGTGGCTTGCAGAACCGTCAGGCCATTGTTGATGGAATAATTGGTAGCTACCGTAGCCGTAGCCGGCGAGACTGCCTCATCAAAAGAGACGCTTACTTGGGTGGGCTCCAAGTAAGCTCTCCGGGCCGAAACTAAAGTGGGCGGGGTGTTGTCCACAATGACCGTTAAAACCGCATTACTGCTAATCGCGCTACTTGGCACGGAGTTGCTTAAGCGAGCCTGGAATAGACTACCTTGGTCCGCACGCGCCACGCTGGGAATAGTGTAAGCGGTGTTGGTGGCATTTGGGATCGGTTGGAAAGTGTTGGTGCCACCCAGATTTTTATACCACTGGATGCTCACTGGCGGAGCTCCATTGAAGCCCACCTCGAAAGTAACCGGCTGAATAATTTCGTTGACACTTTGACTCACTGGCTGGTGGTTGATAACGACCGGGCCTGAGCCCATCCCGAAGTATTTCTCATTCAGGTAGGCCCACACCTGAGCGTCCTGCGAGTCTGAAACGCCGGAGTAAATTAATAACTCGGCGATGCTGCCGTTCATACGTTGACCGCCAGCGTCAGTAAGCTGACCCACATTTGCATGAGTGTCCGAGCCATACGCAAGTACTACTCCCGTCTTGGATCCCACGACATTAGTTCCCACAAACAGTTGCTTAACGCCGCCAGCGCTCGCATAGGTGGCGGTCAGCAGGTAGGGCGTGCCGTCTGGGTTAAATACCGAGGCTCCGCCCGGCTCCATACTGTCATCCGGCGGTGCGGTATACCATTTCACATAGTCGGCCGCGCCATCACTGATTCCCAGCGCCCATCCCGTACCAGGCTGATAATTGGAAACAAAAACTCTGGAGTAGCTGGACGCCGCTTCGCTGACGACGATGTAGATCGTCATATCCGTCAATCGCAGATCAGCATCATTGAGCAGTGTAAAGCCGGTCGAAAGGCCATCAAAATTAACGACCGGGTGCGGACCATTGACGAAGTTATACGTGCCCAACGTCGGCGAGCCAACGGCGGTTCCATCGTGGTTGAGCGCGCTTCCCGCCTGGTCGGCCCAGGCGTTTGCGGTTCCATCGACATTCGTAATCAAGCCAGTGTCTGCTTTCAGCCAAAGTTTAAGGCCAGCGTTGGGTGGCTCGACCGCTCTAGCCGCCTGCAAGAAGAATAAGTTAAACAACATACTCGCCAAAAGTACAATAATATTGGTATTAGTTTTCATATGGGAACCTCCGAAAACTACTTTTCGGAGTTGGGTTGATCGTTGCAGTTCGATTTTCGGTGTGACTGATTTCATAGCGGCTCCTTCCGTTCGTGTTCTCCTGACGTTAGATCCTTCGTGGTTGATTGGTTTTTGGTCGTTTCTGGTCTTAATCTTCGCTTTTCAGGCGGCGGTTCGTGGCAGCAGCTCCAACCGCACAATCTGTTCGTAGCGGGTCAGGTTGTAGATCAGGTTGATCAAGCCAATTGCCGCCGCAGGCCCTGTGTGAGCGCAAAAGTCTTGCCGAATGCAAGGACAAGGAACGGCAAAACGAATTATGGCTCACACAAGTCATGGTCGTGATGCTTACATTGCACGATTTATAAAGTGCGGCGTCCGTTTTTCGGCTGAATAACTTCTTTTTTCTTTCTTCATTTTGCGGGTGAGATTGCGGCTGAAAAATTGACGCGCGCCCCGTCTTCGGTGACCAGTGCGGCCAGATATTGAGCTAACCGTTGACCGCAAATCGCGCCAACTTTGACCTGAACCCGGACCGCGCCAACACTTCCGGGTTGACGACATTTTCCGGCGCTTCACCGCGCGCGGCGCGGAGGATGCCTTCGGCCATCGCGACGCTCACCAGCCGCACTACGCGATGCGTCGTCGGCAGCCAGTGCGGAGTGAGGATGACATTATCCAGGCCAGTCAGTGGATCCGTAGCGGCGAGTGGTTCATGCGCGAAGACGTCCAGCCCCGCACCGGCAATCCGCCGTTCCTGCAACGCGCGCACCAATGCGCCGTGTTGTACGAGTTCACCGCGT from Verrucomicrobiota bacterium includes these protein-coding regions:
- a CDS encoding alpha-galactosidase; the protein is MPFSFVYGGQSSSNLLADWKRAQSSRATDENRSEQTVTFTDPKTGLEIRCVAVEYNDFPTVEWTLYFKNTGTQDTPILSNVQALDIRLQRESATEFLLHHATGSPANLTDFAPHQTLLPRNAVKRFQGEGGRPTSADWSYFNLEWDQQGMIAVVAWPGQWVAEFSRDVTNGLRLRGGQEILNLKLHPGEEMRSPLIVLQFWGGRDWIDAQNIWRRWMIKHNVPRPGGKELAPAMFACSSHQFNEMINANEANQMQFIDRYLDEGLKIDYWWMDTGWYQCSSNWAKVGTWEVDLQRFPRGLKAINDHACSRGVKTLVWFEPERVAQDTWLIKNHGDWVIPTPTSGGATHNLLDFGNPEAERWIINHVDKLITEQQINLYREDSNIDPLRFWRSRDTPDRQGMTEIRHVTGHLTYWDELVRRHPDMPIDACASGGRRNDLETMRRAVSRTRSDYLIEPIGEQCHTYGIALWLPYYGTGFMDVTSAKDRRKDFENLWNILSQTESMTPFVEGQSIMTSGRDRFGEKAFGLDDRYPFRSAMCPSMTCCMDVRRNDLDYVLLRRLFAQWKQLSPYYLADYYPLSPYSTGTDVWMAWQFNRPETGDGMVQAFRRHNSPYETSRFYLRGLDPKAKYKFSNVDGGKSRQFTGRELMQEGLVVQIPDKPNAVLLTYTKVETKNTDR
- a CDS encoding type II secretion system protein; protein product: MKVKLQRKPIQPGQPGALAFFESIAFTLIELLVVIAIIAILAGLLLPVLGKAKQKAQGISCMSNLKQLQLAWFMYSGDNNDQLVANNIYGYGEGWCAGWLAPYVNNPDNTNVTNLMPPKGKLWPYNTSVGIYKCPGDNSVAVIKNATYPRVRSVSMNCRINGSDFGYAPIELFNNPRKLTEIMNPPPSKAFVFIDEREDSIDDGYFGVDMVDVGSSIKIANYPASYHNGAGGLSFADGHAEIKKWIDPRTKPPIVKGAWIPTYGNSPNNPDIAWIQERCSAQK
- a CDS encoding alpha-galactosidase, yielding MISKTTNGSVIGVNPEGRGVSLVVILLSLLFLFVSFGKAQVWELATDFSVDKNPNGVWTFGWQEKPGAKVNPYDLLWGTQKDVQIKGFWAPGWFGPVRAWCATRSDTNEMLTRLPPPGEFPYPDHWVEANFAGEEVKRQAAGLPSYPDPSGFVSQNTSPGGFGSWGYYWEPGAVLLMPPGGHGKNAKAVVRWTSPVTGKVIVKARFTGQRIQGDSGVRADVHALHNSTSRFDGYIDGFAGRAVLNNDDFIGKFPEQEWSAILSVKQGDTIDLTVGTGTNFNYRQFGVQSKQVLPGVGLVAIVAVLPDEAVTARRWIGAKFEDDPEKAAPKIAVADFGSHSNEPPFSFIYDGKPFAELLKTWKSEHRSRTLDDQRVERTVEFTDPRSGLVVRCVGVEYRDFPTIEWTIYFKNTGSADTPILENIQALDLQIGRGSGAEFVLNRMLENRLFETKLGPKFSSRLVDPFPYFNIELPGGGVIVALSWSGQPVIEFTRDEGNGLRVRAGQELTHFKLHPGEEVRSPMIVLQFWSGDRIHAQNVWRRWMIAHNMPRPGGKALGPQRAASSAYQFGNMVNATEENQKHFIDRYVEEGLRPDFWWMDAGWYPPNISKNSVALWGITGTWEADKKRFPNGLRAITDHAHQKGIKSILWCQPERASSGTWLYENHPEWLLGDNGADKLLNFGNHEAWRWAVDHFSKLMVDEGIDIYRQDMNIGPVGFWRANDAKDRQGITEIYHVMGYLSYLDELMRRNPRLRLDHFRIDLETLRRTAPLILEVGFEPVADQCHNYRLASWIPWHGLCIRAIEPYAFRSMMCPAIVTGWDLRRKDLDYPLARRLVHEWEQVATNYLGDFYPLTPYSLENDVWMAWQFDRPEAGSGMVQAFRRLESVQKSALFKLRGLDPETCYTVSNLDGKRPQVLKGRQLMEQGLPITIAAKPGAVVLSYHKISRNN